Proteins co-encoded in one Pelobates fuscus isolate aPelFus1 chromosome 5, aPelFus1.pri, whole genome shotgun sequence genomic window:
- the LOC134612371 gene encoding centrosomal protein of 68 kDa-like produces MNLKGEKTTFSPHPSGYLIDTASQPSLSMRSTLSGTSDSLDDPDEDRARPRTFLHSSWTSHGILTSQIHHNPYIGAHKSVYPSFSKSKESEQSLRKSRFQDQYWAYAIPDTLPPCPDRKSPHWDPNKEYQDLLDYTYPIHPKYHISKQSEDTDSDPFFNDSGIDLDSYNISCDNKLNSTSMPYQEHKKERYSRTKLLSSQYAFSTPFKTPVYQRLHNPSESSNEMSFEEHIPCASKSDLVKESRYDYLPKYTMFESTFFTTNSVPRGNAEKSSCFIPTSKILLPHKDVDSDEEYMRLPSNLKELESLATHLKDMSLGAGKNRYSDYGQDGDSRQNWQSFGNTEDLHEPKKGGEYEHGSYRGQSLILDESSIPHAFPDISGCSPMQTVQGAKTLIQSIQKFCLELEKLIQWLYGVAETVDNWIAPKPDVESIQSALSLYLKFKKDIAEHQGLAETVVKNGELLLKYMSVNSSVLKDTLVLISKQSGELEKHSERLYASVLEAMDTVTDDSLGRNSNLKHVSLEMESS; encoded by the coding sequence ATGAATTTAAAAGGAGAGAAGACTACATTTTCCCCACATCCATCTGGTTACTTGATAGATACCGCAAGTCAGCCATCTTTATCCATGAGGTCAACACTTTCTGGGACAAGTGATAGTCTCGATGACCCTGATGAAGACAGAGCAAGACCGAGGACATTTCTACATTCCTCATGGACTTCACATGGAATTTTAACATCCCAAATTCATCATAATCCGTACATAGGGGCACACAAATCTGTATATCCTAGTTTCAGCAAGAGCAAAGAATCAGAACAATCATTGAGGAAATCTAGATTTCAAGACCAGTACTGGGCATATGCCATTCCAGACACTCTTCCACCTTGTCCAGATCGAAAGTCTCCACACTGGGATCCTAATAAAGAGTATCAAGACTTGCTCGATTACACATATCCTATACATCCAAAGTACCATATTAGTAAACAAAGTGAGGACACAGACTCTGATCCCTTTTTTAATGACTCTGGGATAGATCTTGACAGCTATAACATCTCGTGTGACAACAAGTTAAACTCTACCAGCATGCCTTACCAAGAACACAAAAAAGAGAGATATTCAAGGACAAAACTTCTAAGTTCACAATATGCCTTTTCAACGCCTTTCAAGACACCTGTTTATCAACGTTTACACAATCCATCTGAGTCTTCTAATGAAATGTCTTTTGAGGAGCACATTCcatgtgccagtaaatcagaccTTGTTAAAGAGTCTAGGTATGATTATCTTCCCAAATACACTATGTTTGAGTCCACATTCTTTACTACAAACAGTGTCCCTAGAGGAAATGCTGAGAAATCAAGTTGCTTTATTCCTACTTCTAAAATTCTTCTTCCTCACAAAGATGTTGACAGTGATGAAGAGTATATGAGGTTACCGTCAAATCTTAAAGAGTTGGAGAGCTTGGCCACCCATTTAAAGGACATGTCTTTAGGTGCAGGTAAGAATAGATACTCTGATTATGGGCAAGATGGCGACAGTCGACAGAATTGGCAGTCGTTTGGAAATACTGAAGATTTACATGAACCCAAGAAAGGTGGAGAATATGAGCATGGTAGCTACAGGGGTCAGAGCTTGATACTTGATGAATCGTCCATTCCACATGCCTTCCCGGACATAAGTGGATGTTCCCCAATGCAAACAGTCCAAGGAGCCAAGACACTTATTCAAAGCATTCAGAAGTTTTGCCTTGAGCTTGAGAAGCTTATCCAGTGGCTTTATGGTGTTGCTGAAACAGTAGACAACTGGATTGCTCCAAAGCCTGATGTGGAAAGTATCCAGTCGGCACTGAGCCTTTACCTGAAATTTAAGAAGGATATAGCCGAGCATCAGGGACTGGCTGAAACTGTAGTAAAAAATGGAGAATTACTCCTAAAATATATGTCTGTCAATTCTTCTGTTTTGAAGGACACTCTTGTATTAATTTCCAAACAATCGGGAGAACTAGAGAAACACTCGGAACGCCTGTATGCATCAGTTCTCGAAGCTATGGATACCGTCACTGATGACAGCTTGGGGAGGAATAGTAATTTAAAACATGTCTCCTTGGAGATGGAATCAAGTTAG